The following are encoded in a window of Solibacillus sp. FSL R7-0668 genomic DNA:
- a CDS encoding nitrous oxide reductase accessory protein NosL codes for MKKRFLVFLAVMSIYFVSSLVFDERFVIQAAAPTIQKDIPKDTYCEVCNMVVYRESHKMGKFSAKAITSKGKTLYYDDIGCLVFDETRTKTTNTKYVRDYHSSKWISVDTAIIVKSNLKSPMNWGYIYFSTQKQANAYLAKNKKAKIVALSTIKEEATKRYQNQFGEKRTDKKISAPTAASSKTSLSQDVPNHTDCAFCNMVVYKKDSPFGKFSAQAIQKSGKVRYYDDISCLLYNEVKDKASNAKYVRDYTTMNWIVAEKATYVKTTLQSPMDDGYVFFAKAEDAKKYVAKNKGTKIVTFQAVKKEAIQRYK; via the coding sequence ATGAAGAAGCGATTCCTCGTGTTCCTAGCCGTAATGAGCATTTATTTCGTTAGTTCACTCGTCTTTGATGAAAGATTTGTGATCCAAGCAGCCGCGCCAACGATTCAAAAGGATATTCCAAAAGATACATATTGTGAAGTATGCAATATGGTGGTCTATCGGGAAAGTCATAAAATGGGAAAGTTTTCGGCAAAAGCGATTACATCTAAAGGGAAAACCTTGTATTACGATGACATCGGCTGCTTAGTCTTTGATGAGACACGCACAAAAACGACGAATACAAAATATGTTCGCGATTATCATTCATCGAAATGGATTTCAGTCGATACGGCCATTATTGTAAAATCAAATCTAAAATCGCCAATGAACTGGGGCTATATTTATTTTTCCACTCAAAAACAGGCGAATGCTTACCTAGCTAAAAATAAAAAAGCCAAGATTGTCGCATTGAGCACGATCAAAGAAGAGGCGACTAAGCGTTATCAAAATCAATTTGGTGAAAAAAGGACGGATAAAAAGATAAGCGCCCCAACAGCCGCATCATCGAAGACATCTTTATCGCAGGACGTACCAAATCATACGGATTGTGCGTTTTGCAATATGGTGGTCTATAAAAAAGATTCACCATTCGGAAAGTTTTCAGCACAGGCTATTCAGAAAAGTGGCAAGGTACGCTATTACGATGACATTAGCTGCTTGCTTTACAATGAAGTGAAAGATAAAGCATCAAATGCAAAATATGTCCGTGATTATACGACGATGAATTGGATTGTGGCTGAGAAGGCAACGTATGTGAAAACGACATTACAATCCCCAATGGATGATGGCTATGTTTTTTTTGCGAAAGCAGAGGATGCTAAAAAATACGTTGCTAAAAACAAAGGAACGAAAATTGTCACTTTCCAAGCAGTCAAAAAGGAAGCGATTCAACGCTATAAATAA
- a CDS encoding DUF485 domain-containing protein yields the protein MGNNQKPVIDYDKIASQSSFKQLAKKKNSFLWSITFIFLALYMLLPILTSYTDILHQKAIGDITWVWVYSAGLFIMTWGLAHFYVAKANKYDAEAKAIIAEYEGGRAK from the coding sequence ATGGGGAATAATCAAAAACCAGTCATTGATTATGACAAAATCGCTTCACAATCTTCTTTCAAGCAGCTAGCAAAAAAGAAAAATTCATTTCTGTGGTCTATAACGTTCATCTTTTTAGCACTTTATATGTTATTACCAATCTTAACGTCATACACAGATATTCTTCACCAAAAAGCAATTGGGGACATTACGTGGGTATGGGTTTATTCAGCCGGGTTATTCATTATGACTTGGGGCTTAGCTCACTTCTACGTTGCAAAAGCAAACAAATACGACGCAGAAGCAAAAGCAATTATTGCGGAATATGAAGGAGGGCGTGCGAAATGA
- a CDS encoding redoxin domain-containing protein, whose translation MSRKNSVALFIIILLIAIAIGDALFKQSALTKDVSSEHLDVQDNLAKTQPNNVVAIEKEQSIYMAPNFELETVDGKPISLADYAGKKVLLNFWATWCPPCNAEAPHLQTIYEQYGAAGIEIIAVNVTSQEKGKGKDTVPQFVQQYGLTFPVVLDVHDQVASMYQILTLPTTYFIDEEGAIIEIISGPMDEQLMHEILYQMDNT comes from the coding sequence ATGTCCAGAAAAAATAGCGTTGCACTTTTCATAATAATCCTATTAATCGCAATAGCAATCGGTGATGCCCTATTCAAGCAATCCGCACTAACAAAGGACGTTTCAAGCGAACATTTAGATGTTCAAGATAATCTGGCCAAAACGCAGCCGAACAATGTGGTGGCAATTGAGAAGGAACAAAGTATTTATATGGCGCCCAATTTTGAATTGGAGACAGTAGATGGCAAGCCGATTTCTTTAGCGGATTACGCAGGAAAGAAAGTATTGTTAAACTTTTGGGCAACCTGGTGTCCACCTTGTAATGCGGAGGCACCCCATTTGCAAACGATTTATGAGCAGTATGGAGCAGCGGGGATAGAAATAATAGCCGTGAATGTGACAAGTCAGGAGAAGGGAAAGGGGAAGGATACAGTCCCTCAGTTCGTGCAGCAATACGGCTTAACGTTTCCAGTAGTATTAGATGTGCATGATCAGGTTGCTTCCATGTATCAAATTTTGACATTGCCGACCACTTATTTTATTGACGAAGAAGGTGCAATCATAGAAATCATTTCTGGACCTATGGATGAGCAGCTTATGCACGAAATTCTTTATCAAATGGATAACACGTAA
- a CDS encoding solute symporter family protein produces MNLVSAGFFLGIVGLTLIVTYIAAKRTSSASDFYTAGGGLKGWQNGFAIAGDYLSAAAFLGVSGAIALTGFDGFFFSVGYVVANLVLLYVIAEPMRNLGRYTLADMLTARFNEKRVRGVAATSTIVIVILYMIAQLVGAGALIKLLFGIEYWIAVLIVGVMMTTYVLFGGMTATSWVQIIKAGLLLFGTTMMAFLVFQKFDFNLANMFTTIATDHGEEYLIPGQKYTSSIDSVSMMMALVLGTSGLPHILMRFFTVKDAKTARASINWTTWITAIFFSLTIFLGFGAMHFVGFDKIIAENAAGNTAAPLLAEFLGGDVMLSFICAVAFATILAVVSGLVLTGASAISHDIYGEILKDGKLTEKQQVLAARTGSISIAVISIILALFAQSLNVSFLVSFAFCIGASANLPVIIYTIYWKKFNSNGAIAAMVTGLVSCLVLGAMGPNIWSTTGKAIFIGEPLVNLAVPAIITIPLGFFAGWIVSIMTASKIDQQAAEATYKEIRVKAHTGVSVQDVSH; encoded by the coding sequence ATGAACTTAGTATCAGCAGGTTTCTTCTTAGGGATTGTCGGTTTAACGCTAATCGTTACGTACATCGCAGCAAAACGTACATCTAGTGCAAGCGATTTCTATACAGCGGGTGGCGGTCTTAAAGGTTGGCAAAATGGATTTGCCATCGCGGGAGACTACTTATCAGCAGCTGCGTTTTTAGGGGTATCCGGTGCGATTGCGCTAACAGGGTTTGATGGTTTCTTCTTCTCAGTAGGTTATGTAGTAGCTAATTTAGTACTTCTTTACGTAATTGCTGAGCCAATGCGAAATTTAGGTCGTTACACATTAGCAGATATGTTAACAGCTCGTTTCAATGAAAAACGCGTGCGCGGAGTTGCTGCAACAAGCACGATTGTTATCGTTATTCTTTATATGATCGCTCAATTAGTAGGAGCAGGTGCGTTAATCAAATTACTTTTCGGTATCGAATACTGGATTGCAGTATTAATCGTAGGGGTTATGATGACAACGTACGTATTATTCGGTGGTATGACAGCAACATCTTGGGTTCAAATTATTAAAGCAGGTCTTTTATTATTCGGTACAACGATGATGGCCTTTTTAGTGTTCCAGAAATTCGATTTTAACTTAGCAAATATGTTTACAACAATCGCGACAGACCATGGGGAAGAATATTTAATTCCTGGTCAAAAATATACATCTTCTATTGATTCGGTTTCGATGATGATGGCATTAGTACTTGGTACATCAGGTTTACCACATATTTTAATGCGTTTCTTCACAGTAAAGGATGCAAAAACAGCGCGTGCTTCTATTAACTGGACAACTTGGATTACAGCAATTTTCTTCTCATTAACAATTTTCTTAGGCTTCGGTGCGATGCATTTTGTAGGCTTTGACAAAATTATTGCTGAAAATGCTGCTGGTAACACAGCTGCGCCATTATTAGCAGAGTTCTTAGGCGGCGATGTAATGCTTTCGTTCATCTGTGCAGTAGCATTCGCGACAATTTTAGCAGTAGTATCTGGCTTAGTATTAACAGGAGCATCCGCGATTTCGCATGATATTTACGGTGAAATTTTAAAGGATGGTAAATTAACAGAGAAGCAGCAAGTATTAGCTGCGCGTACGGGTTCGATCTCAATTGCGGTGATTTCAATCATTTTAGCTTTATTCGCTCAAAGCTTAAACGTATCCTTCTTAGTATCTTTTGCCTTCTGTATAGGGGCATCTGCCAACTTACCAGTAATCATTTACACAATTTACTGGAAAAAGTTCAACTCAAACGGTGCAATTGCAGCTATGGTAACTGGATTAGTATCATGTTTAGTATTGGGTGCAATGGGTCCAAACATTTGGTCAACTACAGGAAAAGCTATTTTCATTGGTGAGCCATTAGTAAACTTAGCTGTACCAGCAATTATTACGATTCCACTTGGTTTCTTCGCTGGATGGATTGTATCGATTATGACAGCTAGTAAAATCGATCAACAAGCGGCAGAAGCAACATACAAGGAAATTCGCGTAAAAGCACATACTGGCGTTTCGGTACAAGACGTTTCACATTAA
- a CDS encoding GNAT family N-acetyltransferase, which translates to MLDLTTKRLRFERYTKEDTAFVLELVTNPAVMDYIGNGQTKGAQYAENLIERMLEQYQNFDDYGLHKLVNKESNEVIGHAGLVAQIIDDAFEMELGYWIKPAFWQQGYGYEAAHALKIYADESLYLERYVSAIQLGNEGSKRIALKNGMQLEKVIQMEGKLVEIYVIENEMDEEEYM; encoded by the coding sequence ATGTTGGATTTAACAACAAAAAGATTACGTTTTGAGCGTTATACGAAAGAGGATACAGCTTTCGTTTTAGAATTAGTGACGAATCCCGCTGTCATGGACTATATTGGTAATGGTCAAACGAAGGGGGCTCAATATGCTGAAAATCTAATTGAACGCATGCTGGAGCAGTATCAAAACTTCGATGATTACGGATTACATAAGTTAGTTAATAAAGAATCAAATGAAGTGATCGGTCATGCGGGCTTAGTTGCACAAATTATTGATGACGCCTTTGAGATGGAGTTAGGCTATTGGATCAAGCCGGCATTTTGGCAACAAGGCTATGGCTATGAAGCCGCGCATGCCTTAAAAATTTATGCTGATGAAAGCTTGTATTTAGAACGCTATGTTTCCGCCATTCAGTTAGGCAATGAAGGCTCAAAGCGTATTGCTTTAAAAAATGGCATGCAGCTAGAAAAGGTCATTCAGATGGAGGGCAAGCTTGTAGAAATTTATGTCATTGAAAACGAAATGGATGAGGAGGAGTATATGTAA
- a CDS encoding solute symporter family protein: protein MSFTAIFFFVAIVGLTLVITWWASSRTSSASDFYTAGGGLTGWQNGLAIAGDYLSAASFLGIAGSIALFGFDGFFFSIGYLVAYLVVLYIVAEPLRNLGRFTLADMITARFDKAKVRGTAALSTITIVLFYMIAQLVGAGALIQLLLGIEYWMAVLLVGIMMTIYVLFGGMTATSWVQIIKACLLMLGTVIISFLVLKEFNFSIAQMFTQMATETEHGAAYLNPGLRYTNGIDTISMLIALVLGTAGLPHILMRFFTVKDAQTARSSVIWATWIVGLFYVLTIFLGFGAAAFVGKETIVAANPAGNMAAPLLAQALGGDILFSFVCAVAFATILAVVAGLVLSGASALSHDIYGQIFKKGKVTEKEAVKAARIGSIIISVVSILLALGAQTLNVAFLVSLAFCIAASANLPVIIYTIYWKKFNTNGAVTAMLTGLISALVLVAISPNVWNPEVGKAIFVGEPLIMLTNPAIISVPLGFLGGVIGTLLSKETDEAKYREVEVKAQTGISVQDVSH, encoded by the coding sequence ATGAGCTTTACAGCAATATTCTTCTTCGTAGCAATTGTAGGTTTAACATTAGTTATTACTTGGTGGGCTTCGAGCCGTACATCAAGTGCGTCTGATTTCTATACAGCTGGTGGTGGTTTAACAGGTTGGCAAAATGGACTAGCCATCGCGGGTGACTACTTATCAGCAGCATCATTCTTAGGAATTGCAGGTTCAATCGCATTATTCGGTTTCGATGGTTTCTTCTTTTCGATCGGTTACTTAGTAGCTTACTTAGTTGTACTTTACATCGTAGCTGAGCCATTACGTAACTTAGGGCGCTTCACATTAGCGGATATGATCACAGCACGTTTCGACAAGGCAAAGGTTCGTGGTACAGCGGCATTATCAACAATTACGATCGTATTATTCTACATGATCGCGCAATTAGTAGGTGCAGGTGCTTTAATCCAATTATTATTAGGTATTGAATACTGGATGGCTGTACTTCTAGTAGGTATCATGATGACAATCTACGTATTATTCGGTGGTATGACTGCAACATCTTGGGTACAAATCATTAAAGCATGTTTATTAATGTTAGGTACTGTTATTATCTCATTCTTAGTATTAAAAGAATTCAACTTCTCGATTGCTCAAATGTTCACGCAAATGGCGACAGAAACAGAGCATGGTGCAGCTTACTTAAATCCAGGCTTACGTTATACAAACGGTATTGATACTATTTCAATGCTAATTGCGTTAGTACTTGGTACAGCGGGTCTTCCGCACATCTTAATGCGTTTCTTCACTGTAAAAGACGCACAAACAGCTCGTTCTTCAGTAATTTGGGCTACTTGGATTGTAGGTCTATTCTACGTATTAACAATCTTCTTAGGCTTCGGTGCTGCGGCATTCGTAGGTAAAGAGACAATCGTAGCAGCAAACCCTGCTGGTAACATGGCTGCCCCACTTCTTGCACAAGCACTTGGTGGCGACATTTTATTCTCATTCGTGTGTGCGGTAGCATTCGCGACAATCTTAGCGGTAGTAGCTGGTTTAGTACTTTCAGGTGCATCTGCATTATCACATGACATTTACGGTCAAATCTTTAAAAAAGGTAAGGTTACAGAGAAAGAAGCGGTTAAAGCTGCTCGTATTGGTTCGATTATTATCTCTGTTGTATCAATCCTTTTAGCATTAGGTGCACAAACATTAAACGTAGCCTTCTTAGTATCATTAGCATTCTGTATCGCGGCTTCTGCCAACTTACCAGTAATTATTTACACAATCTACTGGAAAAAGTTCAACACAAATGGTGCCGTTACAGCGATGTTAACAGGCTTAATTTCAGCTTTAGTATTAGTAGCCATCTCTCCAAACGTTTGGAATCCTGAAGTAGGTAAAGCAATTTTCGTAGGTGAGCCGTTAATTATGCTAACAAACCCAGCGATTATCTCTGTACCACTTGGCTTCCTGGGCGGGGTTATCGGAACATTATTATCGAAAGAAACAGACGAAGCGAAATACCGTGAAGTGGAAGTTAAAGCACAAACAGGTATCTCTGTTCAAGACGTTTCTCACTAA
- a CDS encoding nitrous oxide reductase accessory protein NosL: MKKLSIIGFLLCGFFLMSMMINPPAYAAAQEVQALINGEIHYYDSLHAAFLEEWNEGTSYEKKVQDFHSKKWIPVETATLVKLSDSKMIYFAKEKEANRYIQKHQKTKVPLQSVKNKAKVAYKKQAPEIQLTLDTTQPTNQAITITSTIKSKHNLAVKKWAAGKKAAHQFSMKDTTIQEDAFTVTANGLYTVYALDKKGNKATKTIEITNIDQVKPTISLTPHTTDLTNQNVTIKASVKDNGALTTKWAMGNQTTDYFTVNGEVLTADMFSVNQNGVYTVYAKDAAGNEQLQTIEITNIDKSLPVIHLSVPEDGITEVSKKIQVDVSDESGIKDRKWAFGEKTVAYFADKGSRMAPLQNANQKDKIIALKNGVYTVYAEDQLGNKTVETITLDGIQPFSEVTQEGVQCEVCRMDLFKTDPHKVYSAKAIDEEGYTHFFCRTGCMYHQQNANNKAFDERYIRNYGAAQPRLNNWISSDNAITVKYKSDETAKGLMGWKLFHFATVSEAANYLGVQNEQVVVEPIEKIIEYTKTNNKGMNYQYTVDKRN; this comes from the coding sequence ATGAAGAAACTAAGCATAATCGGATTTTTACTTTGTGGATTTTTTCTGATGTCCATGATGATTAATCCACCTGCATATGCAGCAGCTCAAGAGGTGCAAGCTTTAATAAATGGCGAAATTCATTATTATGATAGCCTTCATGCTGCATTTTTGGAGGAATGGAATGAGGGGACAAGCTATGAGAAAAAAGTACAAGATTTTCATTCAAAAAAATGGATTCCTGTAGAAACAGCAACCCTTGTCAAACTAAGCGATTCAAAAATGATTTATTTTGCTAAGGAAAAAGAAGCCAATCGATATATCCAAAAACATCAAAAAACAAAAGTTCCCTTGCAATCTGTCAAAAACAAAGCAAAAGTAGCATACAAAAAGCAAGCACCTGAAATTCAATTAACGCTTGATACAACACAGCCTACAAATCAGGCAATAACGATTACTTCAACGATTAAAAGCAAGCACAATTTAGCTGTGAAGAAATGGGCTGCCGGTAAAAAAGCGGCACATCAGTTTTCTATGAAAGACACAACCATTCAAGAGGATGCATTTACCGTAACAGCAAATGGCCTTTATACCGTATATGCATTAGATAAAAAAGGGAATAAAGCGACAAAGACCATTGAAATTACAAATATTGACCAAGTAAAGCCAACGATTTCATTAACACCACATACAACAGACTTAACGAATCAAAATGTCACAATCAAAGCTTCGGTCAAAGACAATGGAGCACTTACTACAAAATGGGCAATGGGAAATCAAACGACGGATTATTTCACAGTAAACGGTGAAGTATTAACAGCTGATATGTTTAGCGTCAATCAAAATGGCGTATATACCGTTTACGCCAAGGATGCTGCTGGCAATGAACAGCTACAAACGATTGAGATTACGAATATCGACAAGTCATTACCAGTCATTCATTTATCTGTTCCTGAAGATGGCATTACCGAGGTCAGCAAAAAAATTCAAGTTGATGTGTCAGATGAGAGTGGAATTAAGGATCGAAAATGGGCATTTGGTGAAAAAACCGTAGCTTATTTTGCGGATAAAGGCTCAAGAATGGCACCACTACAAAATGCTAATCAAAAAGATAAAATCATCGCATTAAAAAACGGCGTCTACACAGTGTATGCTGAGGATCAATTAGGAAATAAAACGGTAGAAACGATTACACTGGACGGCATTCAACCCTTTTCAGAGGTAACGCAAGAAGGGGTGCAATGTGAAGTATGTCGTATGGATTTATTTAAGACAGACCCACATAAAGTATATTCCGCAAAAGCAATCGATGAGGAAGGCTATACGCATTTCTTCTGTCGAACAGGCTGTATGTACCATCAGCAAAATGCCAACAATAAAGCATTTGATGAACGCTATATCCGTAATTATGGTGCTGCACAGCCACGCCTAAATAACTGGATTTCCTCAGATAATGCGATTACCGTAAAATATAAATCTGATGAAACGGCAAAAGGATTAATGGGCTGGAAATTATTCCATTTCGCAACAGTTTCAGAGGCCGCAAATTATTTAGGTGTACAAAATGAGCAAGTCGTAGTAGAACCTATAGAAAAAATTATCGAGTATACGAAAACGAATAATAAAGGGATGAATTACCAGTATACAGTAGATAAAAGAAATTAA
- the chrA gene encoding chromate efflux transporter, which translates to MHTNLQQSKLKRLLELLLVSTRLGLTSFGGPTAHLGYFHEEYVRKRQWIDEKSYADLVALCQFLPGPASSQVGIGIGVMRAGIVGGIVSFIGFTWPSVLALILFALLLQGANVGDMSWLHGLKIVAVVIVAHAILGMAKNLTPDIQRKTIALVALVAALLVETIFTQVVIIVIAGVLGAVIYKEQVTINEPVRKPFISKTIGFISLGLFFGLLLILPLLSSLTAHHWIVMMDSFYRAGSLVFGGGHVVLPLLENEFVSSGLMDETAFIAGYGATQAVPGPLFTFAAYIGTVIDGWQGGLFATFAIFLPAFLLILGTLPFWHQLRSNSKMNGAFMGVNAAVVGILIAAFYNPIWTSAILQPIDFAMAAILFSLLVFWKLPPWVIVLAGAIGGWVISFM; encoded by the coding sequence ATGCATACAAACTTACAACAAAGTAAATTGAAACGATTACTAGAATTGCTACTTGTTTCAACGCGTCTTGGATTAACATCGTTTGGTGGTCCAACCGCACATTTAGGCTATTTCCATGAAGAATATGTTCGAAAACGACAATGGATTGATGAAAAAAGCTATGCCGATTTAGTTGCTTTATGTCAGTTCTTGCCTGGACCTGCAAGTAGTCAGGTGGGAATTGGAATTGGTGTGATGCGCGCGGGGATTGTAGGGGGCATTGTTTCCTTTATCGGCTTCACTTGGCCATCTGTTCTCGCATTAATCCTTTTTGCGCTGCTTTTACAAGGCGCCAATGTCGGGGATATGAGCTGGTTGCACGGCTTAAAAATCGTGGCGGTGGTCATTGTTGCACATGCGATTTTAGGGATGGCCAAAAATTTAACACCTGATATTCAACGAAAAACGATTGCGTTAGTAGCATTAGTCGCGGCATTATTAGTGGAAACGATCTTTACGCAAGTGGTGATTATTGTTATTGCAGGTGTTCTTGGTGCTGTTATTTATAAAGAACAGGTAACAATAAACGAACCAGTGAGGAAGCCTTTTATTTCGAAAACGATTGGCTTCATTAGCTTGGGCTTATTTTTCGGTTTACTTCTCATTTTACCTCTATTAAGCAGCCTAACCGCGCATCATTGGATTGTGATGATGGATTCCTTTTATCGCGCGGGTTCTTTAGTATTTGGTGGCGGACATGTCGTGTTACCCTTATTAGAAAATGAATTTGTCTCTTCTGGGTTAATGGATGAAACGGCCTTTATCGCTGGCTATGGTGCGACACAAGCTGTGCCAGGACCGTTGTTTACCTTTGCCGCTTATATTGGGACTGTAATCGACGGGTGGCAAGGTGGACTATTCGCAACGTTTGCGATTTTTTTACCTGCCTTTCTATTAATTTTAGGAACATTACCATTTTGGCATCAGCTCAGAAGCAATTCAAAAATGAACGGTGCGTTTATGGGCGTGAATGCGGCGGTTGTTGGCATTTTAATTGCGGCATTTTATAATCCCATTTGGACGAGCGCGATTTTACAGCCTATTGATTTTGCGATGGCGGCGATTTTATTTAGCTTACTTGTATTTTGGAAGCTGCCACCATGGGTTATCGTATTAGCAGGAGCGATTGGCGGATGGGTTATTTCGTTTATGTAG
- a CDS encoding SWIM zinc finger family protein, with protein MKENAGEGMNIQQFEKDVSKVILKRGKDYYEMGAINELEQVAANAWRASVIGTNPYFVYVELEDERITVSQCDCPFDGLCKHEVAAYFAIRQAFHTKPEVDFTALFNQFTQQELVALLADIVSKDPLLQKRFILMKKKEAVTTEMLIGQTKATIAKLFNAYLRTQNELTLDELIEHFQEVAEQAVKRFLKEPIVGLELISLCMEQLNGMEDDMPMWVYEQMEAELDEALLEMLDQITDNAQAIMMSNWLLNRFWHNAKANIAHLFLLEAAIQISAISNAKYHIIETIERYAISRNDKELGQQFHFSLLMEVGVEEEIIQFIRQEQPSTKIRNLLIDYCVDEKRYDEALQLCADGIEHPDTPYYARTRWLKQAYHVHKQMDNLAAQRMIAFELALDCDLETIKDLKALYEEEPELWQDVSKDLVLMIEQKSPDSYKYPLVLDLLEEWERLLYYCQKNPQEILAYCENLQPYYRAEVEQLLAQLVLAQSQRASNRSHYRELANILERLFALGYEEKGRELIHYLRTTYPRKTALQEILDLL; from the coding sequence TTGAAAGAAAACGCAGGTGAAGGAATGAATATACAACAATTTGAAAAAGATGTTTCTAAAGTGATACTAAAGCGCGGCAAGGATTATTATGAAATGGGTGCTATTAATGAACTGGAACAAGTGGCCGCAAATGCGTGGCGTGCATCAGTTATCGGAACGAATCCGTATTTTGTCTATGTGGAGCTAGAAGATGAACGGATTACAGTGTCGCAATGTGATTGTCCATTTGATGGCCTCTGTAAACATGAGGTAGCCGCTTATTTTGCGATTCGGCAAGCATTCCATACGAAGCCAGAAGTGGACTTTACAGCGCTGTTTAATCAATTCACTCAGCAGGAGCTTGTTGCGTTGTTGGCTGATATTGTTTCAAAGGATCCGTTGTTGCAAAAGCGCTTTATCCTAATGAAGAAGAAAGAAGCCGTTACGACAGAGATGCTAATTGGACAAACTAAGGCTACCATCGCCAAGTTATTTAATGCTTATTTACGCACACAAAATGAGCTTACATTAGATGAGCTAATAGAGCATTTCCAAGAAGTGGCCGAACAAGCGGTCAAGCGCTTTTTAAAGGAGCCGATTGTCGGATTAGAGCTGATTTCGCTTTGTATGGAGCAATTAAATGGTATGGAAGATGATATGCCGATGTGGGTATATGAGCAAATGGAAGCGGAATTAGACGAAGCTTTACTTGAAATGCTCGATCAAATAACAGACAATGCTCAAGCAATCATGATGAGCAATTGGCTATTGAATCGCTTTTGGCATAATGCAAAGGCAAATATTGCTCATCTATTTTTACTCGAGGCGGCCATTCAAATTAGCGCCATTTCCAATGCAAAATATCATATAATTGAGACAATTGAACGCTATGCTATAAGTCGAAATGACAAGGAATTAGGTCAGCAATTTCACTTTTCATTGCTAATGGAGGTTGGTGTTGAGGAGGAAATTATCCAATTCATTCGGCAAGAGCAGCCGTCCACTAAAATACGTAACTTGCTAATTGATTATTGTGTAGATGAAAAACGTTATGACGAGGCATTGCAGCTATGCGCGGATGGCATCGAGCATCCAGATACACCATATTATGCTCGCACACGTTGGTTAAAACAGGCGTATCATGTTCATAAACAAATGGATAATCTCGCTGCCCAACGGATGATTGCTTTCGAGCTTGCCTTAGATTGTGATTTAGAAACGATTAAAGATTTAAAGGCGTTGTATGAGGAGGAGCCAGAGCTTTGGCAAGACGTTTCAAAGGACTTGGTGCTGATGATTGAACAAAAAAGCCCTGATTCGTACAAATACCCGCTCGTTTTAGATTTATTAGAGGAGTGGGAGCGCCTGCTTTATTACTGTCAGAAAAACCCACAGGAAATTTTAGCCTATTGCGAAAATTTGCAGCCATATTATCGAGCAGAAGTAGAACAATTGCTAGCGCAGCTCGTATTAGCGCAGTCACAGCGTGCATCAAATCGTAGTCATTATCGTGAGCTAGCAAATATACTAGAGCGTTTATTCGCTTTAGGATATGAAGAAAAGGGACGAGAATTGATTCACTATTTACGCACGACCTATCCACGAAAAACTGCATTACAGGAAATATTGGATTTACTCTAA
- a CDS encoding DUF485 domain-containing protein, producing the protein MSSLGEKHSKNQHTIDYDKIDRMDSFNTFVKKKNTLLFTITACFLTFYILLPILAFTSVLQQKWIGDITGVWVYSAALFIMTVVLAMVYSKIAPKLDAQAAAVLAEYEKDGGK; encoded by the coding sequence ATGAGTAGTTTAGGAGAAAAACACTCAAAAAACCAACATACAATCGACTACGACAAGATTGATCGTATGGATTCATTCAATACATTTGTAAAGAAGAAAAACACGCTTTTATTCACAATTACGGCTTGTTTTTTAACATTTTACATCCTTTTACCAATCTTAGCGTTCACGTCTGTATTACAACAGAAATGGATCGGGGACATTACAGGCGTATGGGTTTACTCAGCAGCATTATTTATTATGACTGTTGTGTTAGCAATGGTTTATTCAAAAATTGCGCCTAAATTAGACGCACAAGCAGCAGCAGTTTTAGCTGAGTATGAAAAGGATGGTGGCAAATAA